From the genome of Deinococcus sp. JMULE3, one region includes:
- a CDS encoding GrpB family protein — MKVIRVVPPGPHWAARFHTLAAAIRPHLPPGAHLHHIGSTAVPGLPAKDVTDLQIGLGDLNAAPALLDTLAALGYEPRPAVTSDHLPPGLSLDPAELRKAYASRAGQVHVHVREVGRFNHRYPLLMRDFLRAAPLAAAAYGEVKVQLARLHPRDVDAYYAVKDPVMDLIIAGAQEWAARTGWTLPPSDA, encoded by the coding sequence ATGAAGGTCATCCGCGTCGTGCCGCCCGGTCCCCACTGGGCGGCACGTTTCCATACCCTGGCCGCCGCCATCCGCCCCCACCTGCCGCCCGGCGCGCACCTGCACCACATCGGCTCGACCGCCGTGCCCGGCCTGCCCGCCAAGGACGTGACCGACCTTCAGATCGGCCTGGGTGACCTGAACGCGGCGCCCGCCCTGCTGGACACCCTGGCGGCCCTGGGCTACGAGCCGCGCCCCGCCGTCACCTCGGATCACCTCCCGCCCGGGCTGAGCCTGGACCCCGCCGAGCTGCGCAAGGCGTACGCCAGCCGCGCCGGGCAGGTCCACGTGCATGTGCGCGAGGTGGGCCGCTTCAACCACCGCTACCCGCTGCTGATGCGCGACTTCCTGCGCGCTGCCCCACTCGCCGCCGCTGCGTACGGCGAGGTGAAGGTGCAGCTTGCCCGGCTGCACCCACGCGACGTGGACGCCTACTACGCCGTCAAGGACCCCGTCATGGACCTGATCATTGCCGGAGCGCAGGAGTGGGCGGCCCGCACCGGCTGGACGCTGCCCCCCAGCGACGCCTG
- a CDS encoding nitroreductase family protein: MTATTPKVLDIKEAIETRRSIRKYVQEPMNQDDLHEILRLASLAPSAWNAQTWRFAVVQDAAIKQQLQDAAYGQGQVTNAPAVIVVYSDMEDTLATVEETAHPGMGEAGRTGQRNTFDGVFGAQPVAQRGQWGLSQANIAFGFLMLAARGLGYDTVPMLGFDPAKVKEILGLPEHVQFAGLLPVGKRAEDGFPHHRHSVERITKFY, encoded by the coding sequence ATGACTGCCACGACCCCCAAAGTGCTCGACATCAAGGAAGCCATCGAAACCCGCCGCAGCATCCGCAAGTACGTCCAGGAACCCATGAACCAGGACGACCTGCACGAGATCCTGCGCCTCGCCAGCCTGGCCCCCAGCGCCTGGAACGCCCAGACCTGGCGCTTCGCCGTCGTGCAGGACGCCGCCATCAAGCAGCAGCTCCAGGACGCCGCCTACGGCCAGGGCCAGGTCACGAACGCCCCCGCCGTCATCGTCGTCTACAGCGACATGGAAGACACCCTCGCCACCGTCGAGGAAACCGCGCACCCCGGCATGGGCGAAGCGGGCCGTACCGGCCAGCGCAACACCTTCGACGGCGTGTTCGGCGCCCAGCCCGTCGCCCAGCGCGGCCAGTGGGGCCTGAGCCAGGCGAACATCGCCTTCGGCTTCCTGATGCTCGCCGCCCGCGGCCTCGGCTACGACACCGTGCCCATGCTCGGCTTCGACCCCGCCAAGGTCAAGGAGATCCTCGGCCTGCCCGAGCACGTCCAGTTCGCCGGTCTGCTCCCGGTCGGCAAGCGCGCCGAGGACGGCTTCCCCCACCACCGCCACAGCGTCGAGCGCATCACCAAGTTCTACTGA
- a CDS encoding bifunctional UDP-sugar hydrolase/5'-nucleotidase — translation MKNNLLLIGAALTLSSCSMILGPSTVDVTVIGVNDFHGNLLPTSFRVPDPADRTKTLTVQAGGVEAIGGILAEARRTNPNTVFVGVGDMTGASPLISGLLRDEPTIDALNGLGMAVNVVGNHEFDYGFAELMRYQKGGCNSNDAAKACKFNNTFEGAKFPYIAANVIDEKTGQPVLPAYKIVQVGKAKVAFVGAVLKDTPTVVTPAGVAGLKFEDEVRSINAAIPAIKRMGADAIVALVHQGGTSKDAFDVVDCKTLTGPIVDVARGLDPAVSAIMTGHTHRGYNCLVPGPDGKDRIVIQGDALGHLLQRIDMTVDTRANRVTAIRASNVVVDAAKAPKDAAMTALVQKAKGLTDPISKTVIATLGVEQISRTAGTNGESPLGRVIADSQLAATAPASKGGAVIAFMNPGGIRADLPVNVPNPSKQVTYGDAFTVQPFGNILTVITLTGAQIKEALEQQFDNPSAGSNRILQVSKGFTYTWDNAKPKGEKVSDIQLNGQAIDPAASYRVVVNNFLADGGDGFTAFAKGTSRLGGDLDIDAFRAFLTSTTVSPDTTERIKRLN, via the coding sequence ATGAAAAACAACCTTCTCCTGATCGGCGCGGCGCTGACCCTCAGCAGCTGCTCCATGATCCTGGGCCCCTCCACCGTGGACGTCACCGTCATCGGCGTGAACGACTTCCACGGCAACCTGCTGCCCACCAGCTTCCGCGTGCCCGACCCCGCCGACCGCACCAAGACCCTGACCGTCCAGGCCGGCGGCGTCGAGGCCATCGGCGGCATCCTCGCCGAGGCCCGCCGCACCAACCCCAACACCGTCTTCGTCGGCGTGGGCGACATGACCGGCGCCAGCCCCCTGATCAGCGGCCTGCTGCGCGACGAACCCACCATCGACGCCCTGAACGGCCTGGGCATGGCCGTCAATGTCGTCGGCAACCACGAATTCGACTACGGCTTCGCCGAACTGATGCGCTACCAGAAGGGCGGCTGCAACAGCAACGACGCCGCCAAGGCCTGCAAATTCAACAACACCTTCGAAGGCGCCAAGTTCCCTTACATCGCCGCGAACGTCATCGACGAGAAGACCGGCCAGCCCGTCCTGCCCGCCTACAAGATCGTGCAGGTCGGCAAGGCCAAGGTCGCCTTCGTCGGCGCCGTCCTGAAGGACACCCCCACCGTCGTCACGCCCGCCGGTGTCGCCGGACTGAAATTCGAGGATGAAGTGAGGAGCATCAACGCCGCCATCCCCGCCATCAAGCGCATGGGCGCCGACGCCATCGTCGCGCTCGTCCACCAGGGCGGCACCAGCAAGGACGCCTTCGACGTCGTGGACTGCAAGACCCTCACCGGCCCCATCGTGGACGTCGCCAGGGGCCTCGACCCCGCCGTCAGCGCCATCATGACCGGCCACACCCACCGCGGCTACAACTGCCTGGTGCCCGGCCCCGACGGCAAGGACCGCATCGTCATCCAGGGCGACGCGCTGGGCCACCTGCTGCAGCGCATCGACATGACCGTCGACACCCGCGCCAACCGCGTCACCGCCATCCGCGCCAGCAACGTCGTCGTGGACGCCGCCAAGGCCCCCAAGGACGCCGCCATGACCGCCCTGGTCCAGAAGGCCAAGGGCCTCACCGACCCGATCTCCAAGACCGTCATCGCCACGCTGGGCGTCGAGCAGATCAGCCGCACCGCGGGCACCAACGGCGAGAGCCCCCTGGGCCGCGTCATCGCCGACAGCCAGCTGGCCGCCACCGCGCCCGCCAGCAAGGGCGGCGCCGTCATCGCCTTTATGAATCCCGGCGGCATCCGCGCCGACCTGCCCGTGAACGTCCCCAACCCCAGCAAGCAGGTCACGTACGGTGACGCGTTCACCGTGCAGCCCTTCGGGAACATCCTGACTGTCATCACCCTGACCGGCGCGCAGATCAAGGAAGCGCTCGAGCAGCAGTTCGACAACCCCTCCGCCGGCAGCAACCGCATCCTGCAGGTCAGCAAGGGCTTCACGTATACCTGGGACAACGCCAAACCCAAGGGCGAGAAGGTCAGCGACATCCAGCTGAACGGCCAGGCCATCGACCCCGCCGCCAGCTACCGCGTCGTCGTGAACAACTTCCTCGCCGACGGCGGCGACGGCTTCACCGCCTTCGCCAAGGGCACCAGCCGTCTCGGCGGCGACCTGGACATCGACGCCTTCCGCGCGTTCCTGACGAGCACCACCGTCAGCCCCGACACCACCGAACGCATCAAGCGCCTGAACTGA
- a CDS encoding ABC-F family ATP-binding cassette domain-containing protein, translating into MFRVAACHVWAGLSRQGDELMLMLSGVARSFADRVVFSDVELTVGAGERLALVGENGSGKSTLLRVLAGLDAPDAGVVTRPGRVALLAQAQALGGSVLEAVTPPALAEAQLAFDAASAALSDGSEAALLAFADAEEAYRLAGGYDFAGRASAVLAGLGLDGGARADRLSGGQARRVLLAALLLAPADVYLLDEPTNHLDAEGAAWLRDWIRASDAAFVLTSHDRAFLDEVATGVAELERGSLSVYPGNYSEAMALKATLREAQARDFEAYRRRRAALDEERRRLSSRGSVEENRSRARDNDKFLSSHKAGRAQVLFSNRARAMERQIERMDVQAPDKPFRDARTLRLTLPPVPPGPLEVLTVRDLSVARDSGVVLSGVTLHVRRGDRVALTGPNGGGKSTLLRALLGGLPHGGSVTWGAGLTVSLVGQHGEDLRGLETVGDALLDANPLLTPHQLHEVAAALEVPGGPAFPLAGLSGGQRTRLSLARLRVTRAQVLLLDEPTNHLDVRAIEALEALLLDFPGTVLLASHDRRLVERVATREWRVGGGGVQEA; encoded by the coding sequence GTGTTCCGAGTTGCCGCCTGCCACGTGTGGGCTGGCCTGTCCCGTCAGGGGGATGAACTGATGCTGATGTTGAGTGGGGTCGCGCGCTCGTTCGCGGACCGTGTGGTGTTTTCGGATGTGGAGCTGACCGTGGGGGCCGGGGAACGGCTGGCGCTGGTCGGGGAGAATGGCAGTGGCAAGAGCACGCTGCTGCGCGTGCTGGCGGGGCTGGACGCGCCGGATGCGGGCGTGGTGACGCGCCCGGGCCGCGTGGCGCTGCTGGCGCAGGCGCAGGCGCTGGGCGGATCGGTGCTGGAGGCTGTCACGCCCCCGGCACTGGCCGAGGCGCAGTTGGCGTTCGACGCGGCCTCGGCGGCGCTCTCGGACGGGTCGGAGGCGGCGCTGCTGGCCTTCGCGGACGCCGAGGAGGCCTACCGGCTCGCGGGTGGGTACGACTTCGCGGGGCGGGCTTCGGCGGTGCTGGCGGGGCTGGGCCTGGACGGCGGGGCGCGCGCGGACCGGCTGTCGGGCGGGCAGGCGCGGCGGGTGCTGCTGGCGGCGCTGCTGCTGGCCCCGGCGGACGTGTACCTGCTGGACGAACCGACGAACCACCTGGACGCAGAGGGGGCGGCGTGGCTGCGCGACTGGATTCGCGCGTCCGACGCGGCGTTCGTGCTGACGAGTCACGACCGGGCGTTCCTAGATGAGGTGGCGACCGGCGTGGCGGAACTGGAACGCGGATCGCTGAGCGTGTACCCCGGCAATTATTCGGAAGCGATGGCGCTGAAGGCGACGCTCCGTGAGGCGCAGGCCCGCGATTTCGAGGCGTACCGCCGCAGGCGCGCGGCGCTGGACGAGGAACGCCGCCGCCTGAGCAGCCGGGGCAGCGTCGAGGAGAACCGCTCGCGGGCGCGGGACAACGACAAGTTCCTGTCGTCGCACAAGGCGGGGCGGGCGCAGGTGCTGTTCTCGAACCGCGCGCGGGCCATGGAGCGGCAGATCGAACGGATGGACGTGCAGGCACCGGACAAACCGTTCCGGGACGCGCGGACGCTGCGGCTGACGCTGCCGCCCGTACCACCGGGACCGCTGGAGGTGCTGACCGTCCGCGACCTGAGCGTGGCGCGCGACTCCGGGGTGGTGCTGTCCGGCGTGACCCTGCACGTCCGCCGGGGGGACCGGGTGGCGCTGACCGGCCCGAACGGAGGCGGCAAGAGTACGCTGCTGCGCGCCCTGCTGGGCGGGTTGCCACACGGGGGGTCGGTGACGTGGGGCGCGGGCCTGACCGTCAGCCTGGTCGGGCAGCACGGCGAGGACCTGCGCGGGCTGGAGACGGTCGGGGACGCGCTGCTGGACGCCAATCCCCTGCTGACCCCGCACCAGCTGCACGAGGTCGCGGCGGCGCTGGAGGTGCCGGGCGGCCCGGCCTTCCCCCTCGCAGGTCTGTCGGGCGGGCAGCGGACGCGCCTGAGCCTCGCGCGGCTGCGGGTCACGCGCGCGCAGGTACTGCTGCTGGACGAACCCACCAACCACCTGGACGTCCGGGCCATCGAGGCGCTCGAGGCGCTGCTGCTGGACTTTCCGGGCACGGTGCTGCTCGCCAGTCATGACCGGCGGCTGGTGGAACGGGTTGCCACCCGCGAGTGGCGCGTCGGGGGTGGCGGGGTGCAGGAGGCCTGA
- a CDS encoding TetR/AcrR family transcriptional regulator encodes MTVPPVTPALPDTTRARIQQEAARLFVQSGYHGVSMREVAQAVGVTKPALYHHYADKEALFLAMLEGTLAGLSRLVQAANSQVGIRLQLDTLVYELLASAPEQRVGLQLASELRHVTPARRAAFEQEYRRVWVGGLSRLFEDAAARGELRGDLPPAMLARAFLAITYPLVTGAPHPRPAGRRPRAAGRVPRRRHRPLTHLLAMPAAHEESPPLDRHRHFGEHDTRRAARARK; translated from the coding sequence ATGACGGTTCCACCTGTGACCCCCGCCCTGCCCGACACGACCCGCGCCCGCATCCAGCAGGAGGCCGCGCGGCTGTTCGTCCAGAGCGGCTACCACGGGGTCAGCATGCGCGAGGTCGCCCAGGCCGTCGGCGTGACCAAACCCGCCCTGTACCACCACTACGCCGACAAGGAAGCGCTGTTCCTCGCGATGCTCGAAGGTACCCTGGCCGGCCTGAGCCGCCTCGTGCAGGCCGCGAACTCCCAGGTGGGTATCCGCCTGCAGCTCGACACCCTGGTCTACGAACTGCTCGCCAGCGCCCCCGAGCAGCGCGTCGGGCTGCAACTCGCCAGCGAACTGCGCCACGTCACCCCCGCGCGCCGCGCCGCCTTCGAACAGGAGTACCGCCGCGTCTGGGTCGGCGGACTCTCCCGCCTGTTCGAGGACGCCGCCGCGCGCGGAGAACTGCGCGGCGACCTGCCCCCCGCCATGCTGGCCCGCGCGTTCCTCGCGATCACCTACCCCCTCGTGACCGGCGCGCCCCACCCCCGACCCGCAGGGCGCCGCCCGCGCGCTGCTGGCCGTGTTCCTCGACGGCGCCACCGCCCGCTGACCCACCTCCTCGCCATGCCCGCGGCACATGAAGAATCCCCCCCGCTTGACCGGCACCGGCACTTCGGGGAACATGACACTCGGCGCGCCGCACGGGCGCGGAAGTAG
- a CDS encoding TerC family protein, translating into MESLFGWITQPEAWLAFGTLLLLEVVLGIDNVIFISILAGKLPPEQRQRARTIGLLAAMLMRLGLLFSISWIYSLKTDLFTLFGMGFSGRDLILIFGGLFLLYKAVKEMHEQLEGPGAHEGTPTAGKVAGANFAAIIGQIMILDIVFSLDSVITAVGMADDIGVMVAAVVVTVLIMLVAARPIGDFVQAHPTVKMLALAFLLLIGVNLIADGFGFKIPKGYTYFAMGFAIAVELLNLRMRRGKAVQLHETNRHPDAG; encoded by the coding sequence ATGGAATCACTGTTCGGCTGGATCACCCAGCCTGAAGCGTGGCTGGCGTTCGGTACGCTGCTGCTGCTCGAAGTCGTGCTCGGTATCGACAACGTCATCTTCATCTCGATCCTGGCCGGGAAGCTCCCGCCGGAGCAGCGCCAGCGCGCCCGGACCATCGGCCTGCTGGCCGCCATGCTCATGCGCCTGGGCCTGCTGTTCTCGATCAGCTGGATCTACAGCCTGAAAACCGACCTGTTCACCCTGTTCGGCATGGGCTTCTCCGGACGGGACCTGATCCTGATCTTCGGCGGTCTGTTCCTGCTCTACAAGGCCGTCAAGGAAATGCATGAGCAGCTCGAAGGCCCCGGCGCGCACGAGGGGACCCCCACCGCCGGGAAGGTCGCGGGCGCGAACTTCGCCGCGATCATCGGGCAGATCATGATCCTCGACATCGTCTTCAGCCTCGACAGCGTCATCACCGCCGTCGGCATGGCCGACGACATCGGCGTGATGGTCGCCGCCGTCGTCGTGACCGTCCTGATCATGCTCGTCGCCGCGCGCCCCATCGGGGACTTCGTGCAGGCCCACCCCACCGTGAAGATGCTCGCCCTGGCGTTCCTGCTCCTGATCGGCGTGAACCTCATCGCGGACGGCTTCGGCTTCAAGATCCCCAAGGGCTACACGTACTTCGCGATGGGCTTCGCGATCGCCGTGGAACTCCTGAACCTGCGCATGCGGCGCGGCAAGGCCGTGCAACTGCACGAGACGAACCGCCACCCCGACGCGGGCTGA
- a CDS encoding lasso peptide biosynthesis B2 protein — protein MLRAARQAGLGGALRARLPRDHPWRGALREDAAHLALRHQQIRAEVRDLLRAWAAAGIPALLFKGFALAEFEYDSPAERFYGDVDLLLPPDPEVVTRAVHLALARGWRSDGLHARPQHWNHETAHLLSPGGLARLDVHRFMPSNTYAGAARAAAITRGLWQRARPTAWEDLTVLRPHPLDEVVVVLALGRSWGGDRGGLKGADLLDLHLLRTRHRLTDGQLDAHAHRIGASATWGAFRDLCSPGPQQDLRPDVTRPRIQAAMRRDGLRTDLRFLHLRKRAGRVPALLRRLPGALRAVLWAVWAVRRGGDPRGHLASCPQARPVHLPPEAQLDVISCVRLVTYLLHPRQRRAGVCLPRAYATYRALRRLGHPAVFVSGVARQGGQLLSHAWVEDDRGPLLAYGEPDNRRRFRVALEYPARP, from the coding sequence ATGCTCCGCGCCGCCCGTCAGGCTGGACTGGGCGGCGCCCTGCGCGCCCGCCTGCCCCGCGATCACCCCTGGCGCGGCGCGCTGCGCGAGGACGCCGCGCACCTCGCGCTGCGCCACCAGCAGATCCGGGCCGAGGTGCGGGACCTGCTGCGCGCCTGGGCGGCGGCTGGGATTCCGGCGCTGCTGTTCAAGGGCTTCGCCCTGGCGGAATTCGAGTACGACTCCCCGGCGGAGCGCTTCTACGGGGACGTGGACCTGCTGCTGCCCCCCGACCCGGAGGTCGTCACGCGCGCCGTGCATCTGGCCCTGGCGCGCGGGTGGCGCAGCGACGGGCTGCACGCCCGCCCGCAGCACTGGAATCACGAGACGGCGCACCTGCTCAGTCCGGGCGGGCTGGCGCGCCTGGACGTTCACCGGTTCATGCCCTCGAACACCTACGCGGGCGCGGCGCGCGCGGCGGCGATCACGCGCGGCCTGTGGCAGCGGGCCAGACCCACGGCGTGGGAGGACCTGACAGTGCTGCGCCCCCATCCTCTGGACGAGGTGGTGGTGGTGCTCGCCCTGGGACGCAGCTGGGGCGGGGACCGGGGCGGCCTGAAGGGCGCGGACCTGCTGGACCTGCACCTGCTGCGCACCCGCCACCGCCTGACGGACGGGCAACTGGACGCCCACGCCCACCGGATCGGCGCTTCGGCCACCTGGGGGGCGTTCCGGGACCTGTGCAGTCCGGGGCCGCAGCAGGACCTGCGTCCGGACGTGACCCGCCCCCGGATTCAGGCGGCCATGCGGCGCGATGGCCTGCGGACCGATCTGCGCTTCCTGCACCTGCGCAAGCGGGCGGGCCGCGTTCCGGCGCTGCTGCGCCGCCTGCCGGGCGCCCTGCGTGCCGTGCTGTGGGCGGTGTGGGCCGTGCGGCGCGGCGGGGACCCCCGTGGGCACCTCGCGTCCTGCCCGCAGGCCCGTCCCGTTCACCTGCCGCCCGAGGCGCAACTGGACGTGATCAGCTGCGTGCGCCTCGTGACGTACCTGCTGCACCCACGGCAGCGGCGCGCGGGGGTGTGCCTGCCGCGCGCTTACGCGACGTACCGGGCGCTGCGGCGTCTGGGGCACCCGGCGGTGTTCGTCAGCGGGGTGGCGCGTCAGGGTGGGCAGCTCCTGAGTCACGCGTGGGTGGAGGATGACCGTGGACCGCTGCTGGCGTACGGCGAACCGGACAACCGCCGGAGGTTCCGGGTGGCGCTGGAGTACCCGGCGCGCCCCTGA
- the hslO gene encoding Hsp33 family molecular chaperone HslO translates to MTAPIPDSFILRGTAAQGTLRLVGMDATRIAEDARVRHGLSKTATAALGRTLTASLLLAVVLGKKNDSRVNLRVEGGGPVGWIVAEGSTDGRVRGYVRHPDADLPIRERDGKLDVSGIVGTDGEIAVTRLLDNGEPYTGSATLVSGEIAEDVSTYLGVSEQIPNAVLLGVYEEGGRVAHAGGLLIQAMPGVTDETLGKLEANIRAMGQITDNLRRGGLLEAISRATEGLDLQLAPDAQSARFECRCSRGRAADSLKFFSVEERQEMIESGGQEIVCHWCGERYQLSPDEIAALDEQTQTQHAQA, encoded by the coding sequence ATGACTGCCCCGATTCCCGATTCCTTCATCCTGCGCGGCACGGCGGCGCAGGGCACCCTGCGACTGGTCGGCATGGACGCCACCCGCATCGCCGAGGACGCCCGCGTCCGCCACGGCCTGTCCAAGACCGCCACCGCCGCGCTGGGCCGCACCCTGACCGCCAGCCTCCTGCTGGCCGTCGTGCTGGGCAAGAAGAACGACAGCCGCGTGAACCTGCGCGTCGAGGGCGGCGGCCCGGTCGGCTGGATCGTCGCCGAGGGCAGCACCGACGGGCGCGTGCGCGGCTACGTCCGCCACCCCGACGCCGACCTGCCCATCCGTGAACGCGACGGCAAACTGGACGTGAGCGGCATCGTCGGCACCGACGGCGAGATCGCCGTGACCCGCCTGCTCGACAACGGCGAGCCGTACACCGGCAGCGCCACGCTGGTCAGCGGCGAGATCGCCGAGGACGTCAGCACCTACCTGGGCGTGTCCGAACAGATCCCGAACGCCGTGCTGCTCGGCGTGTACGAGGAAGGTGGCCGGGTGGCGCACGCCGGCGGCCTGCTGATCCAGGCGATGCCCGGCGTGACCGACGAGACCCTCGGGAAGCTGGAGGCGAACATCCGCGCCATGGGGCAGATCACCGACAACCTCCGCCGCGGCGGCCTGCTGGAGGCCATCAGCCGCGCCACCGAGGGTCTGGACCTGCAGCTCGCGCCCGACGCGCAGAGTGCGCGTTTCGAGTGCCGCTGCTCCAGGGGGCGCGCCGCGGACAGCCTGAAGTTCTTCAGCGTCGAGGAACGCCAGGAGATGATCGAATCGGGCGGCCAGGAGATCGTCTGCCACTGGTGCGGCGAACGCTACCAGCTGAGCCCCGACGAGATCGCTGCCCTGGACGAACAGACCCAGACCCAGCACGCGCAGGCCTGA
- a CDS encoding ABC transporter substrate-binding protein, translated as MKNKTLSAVALATLSLTLAACNNKQAGGAASTLVIQQSADIPTLDPGTTYDTSSGQVVENMYETLVGYQGNNITEVVPVLATEWQASNGDREYRFTLREGVKFHSGNDFTCADAEYTFRRNLVTNTADSGNWFLSESLLGTPSNANDDKSVTWAKISSAVKCDGKTLVFTLPAVDPAFLTKLAYIGQGIVDSKHAKEIGEWDGTEATWKDAVGKDLMGSALSKQPSGTGAYKLQGSDANATTLTAFDGYWGEDKPKITNVILQKVPEQAARIQAFLKGDADFIEEGGRPIISAQLTGKPGVSVIDDLPNTTASGFSMNQQIAAGSGAIGSGKLDGQGIPADFFKDADVRRGFVASFDVPTYIDQVQEGKGAPRNFLLPDSFPGYDSNLEAAQFDPELAKAAFQRAWGGQVWDKGFTVSISYRAGSQTQQTAMELLKKNVEALNPKFRVNIVAKEWSELIDSKNVPKEAMVLGGWAPDYADADNFVSTFYASNGYYGPRLNANDAQMDTWIKEARSTTDVARRDELYAQIAKRALDEAYYIVMPASPTVFTYRDNIQGISDATFNPMIAFTSGTYWKNLSKE; from the coding sequence ATGAAGAACAAGACCCTCAGCGCCGTGGCGCTCGCCACGCTGTCCCTCACGCTCGCCGCCTGCAACAACAAGCAGGCGGGCGGCGCCGCCAGCACCCTGGTCATCCAGCAGTCCGCCGACATCCCCACCCTGGACCCCGGCACCACCTACGACACGTCCAGCGGTCAGGTCGTCGAGAACATGTACGAAACGCTCGTCGGCTACCAGGGCAACAACATCACCGAGGTCGTCCCGGTGCTCGCCACCGAGTGGCAGGCGTCCAACGGGGACCGCGAGTACCGCTTCACGCTGCGTGAAGGCGTGAAGTTCCACAGTGGCAACGACTTCACCTGCGCCGACGCCGAGTACACCTTCCGCCGCAACCTCGTGACGAACACCGCCGACAGCGGCAACTGGTTCCTGTCCGAGAGCCTGCTGGGCACCCCCAGCAACGCCAACGACGACAAGAGCGTCACCTGGGCCAAGATCAGCAGCGCCGTCAAGTGCGACGGGAAAACCCTGGTGTTCACGCTGCCCGCCGTCGACCCCGCCTTCCTGACCAAACTGGCGTACATCGGCCAGGGCATCGTCGACAGCAAGCACGCCAAGGAAATCGGCGAGTGGGACGGCACCGAAGCCACCTGGAAGGACGCCGTCGGCAAGGACCTGATGGGCAGCGCCCTGAGCAAGCAGCCCAGTGGCACCGGCGCGTACAAACTCCAGGGCAGCGACGCGAACGCCACCACCCTGACCGCCTTCGACGGGTACTGGGGCGAGGACAAACCCAAGATCACGAACGTGATCCTGCAGAAGGTCCCCGAGCAGGCCGCGCGCATCCAGGCGTTCCTGAAGGGCGACGCCGACTTCATCGAGGAGGGCGGGCGCCCCATCATCAGCGCGCAGCTGACCGGCAAGCCCGGCGTCTCCGTGATCGACGACCTGCCCAACACCACCGCGTCCGGCTTCAGCATGAACCAGCAGATCGCGGCGGGCAGCGGCGCCATCGGCAGCGGGAAACTGGACGGCCAGGGCATCCCGGCGGACTTCTTCAAGGACGCCGACGTGCGCCGCGGCTTCGTGGCTTCCTTCGACGTGCCCACGTACATCGATCAGGTGCAGGAAGGCAAGGGCGCGCCCCGCAACTTCCTGCTGCCCGACTCCTTCCCCGGGTACGACAGCAACCTCGAAGCGGCGCAGTTCGACCCTGAACTCGCCAAGGCCGCCTTCCAGCGCGCCTGGGGCGGTCAGGTGTGGGACAAGGGCTTCACGGTCAGCATCTCCTACCGCGCCGGTTCGCAGACCCAGCAGACCGCCATGGAACTGCTGAAGAAGAACGTCGAGGCGCTGAACCCCAAATTCCGGGTGAACATCGTCGCCAAGGAATGGAGTGAACTGATCGACTCCAAGAACGTGCCCAAGGAAGCCATGGTGCTGGGCGGCTGGGCACCCGACTACGCCGATGCGGACAACTTCGTGTCCACCTTCTACGCCAGCAACGGCTACTACGGGCCGCGCCTGAACGCGAACGACGCGCAGATGGACACCTGGATCAAGGAAGCCCGCAGCACCACCGACGTGGCCCGCCGTGACGAACTGTACGCGCAGATCGCCAAGCGCGCCCTGGACGAGGCGTACTACATCGTGATGCCCGCCAGCCCCACGGTGTTCACGTACCGTGACAACATCCAGGGGATCAGCGACGCGACCTTCAACCCCATGATCGCCTTCACCAGCGGCACGTACTGGAAGAACCTCAGCAAGGAGTAA
- a CDS encoding response regulator transcription factor, which produces MLDAETLEAGSTRPITLLLVDDHPVVRKGTRELLESEADLRVVGEAGSGEEAILRARELTPDVILMDVSMPGMNGIDATRAIKAERPGVGVLVLTSYDDDAYVFALLEAGAAGYLLKNASEDDLLGAVRAVAAGESALHPSVAKKVLERFSTHTTPTPPEDDLSPRELEVLRVAATGRTNKEIARDLDISPRTVQVHLANIFSKLGVGSRTEAVLYGIKRGWIDPKNL; this is translated from the coding sequence ATGCTCGACGCCGAGACCCTCGAAGCCGGTTCCACGCGCCCCATCACGCTGCTCCTCGTGGACGACCACCCGGTCGTGCGCAAGGGCACCCGCGAACTGCTCGAAAGCGAGGCGGACCTGCGCGTGGTCGGCGAGGCGGGCAGCGGCGAGGAAGCCATCCTGCGCGCCCGGGAACTCACGCCGGACGTGATCCTGATGGACGTGAGCATGCCCGGCATGAACGGCATCGACGCCACGCGCGCCATCAAGGCCGAGCGGCCCGGTGTGGGCGTGCTGGTGCTGACCAGCTACGACGACGACGCGTACGTGTTCGCGCTGCTGGAGGCGGGCGCGGCCGGTTACCTGCTGAAGAACGCTTCCGAGGACGACCTGCTCGGCGCCGTGCGCGCCGTCGCCGCCGGGGAAAGCGCGCTGCACCCCAGCGTGGCGAAGAAGGTCCTGGAGCGCTTCAGCACCCACACCACCCCCACGCCCCCCGAGGACGACCTCAGCCCCCGCGAGCTGGAGGTGCTGCGCGTGGCCGCCACCGGCCGCACCAACAAGGAGATCGCGCGGGACCTCGACATCAGCCCCCGCACCGTGCAGGTGCACCTGGCGAACATCTTCAGCAAGCTGGGCGTCGGCAGCCGCACCGAGGCGGTCCTGTACGGCATCAAGCGCGGCTGGATCGACCCGAAGAACCTGTAA